The Triticum urartu cultivar G1812 unplaced genomic scaffold, Tu2.1 TuUngrouped_contig_9053, whole genome shotgun sequence genome window below encodes:
- the LOC125532097 gene encoding uncharacterized protein LOC125532097, protein MLLIDLFQVALNMFLFWILMKCAGVSMRFNVGSGLFIYTTTVHWLESRKFSSIKRHLLTQHAFKEDEVEVARMAAINKEIKRVLTEVLLKVNDDLFNEIAAKVMNEDDSSAEPNETTGVSSSKELGLGES, encoded by the exons ATGCTTCTGATCGATCTGTTCCAAGTCGCTCTGAATATGTTCCTG TTTTGGATCCTAATGAAGTGCGCCGGTGTCAGCATGAGATTCAACGTGGGAAGCGGCCTATTTATTTATACAACCACGGTCCATTGGCTGGAGTCGAGGAAATTCTCAAGCATAAAACGGCATCTTCTTACTCAGCATGCTTTTAAAGAA GATGAAGTCGAAGTGGCACGGATGGCAGCAATCAACAAGGAAATTAAGCGTGTGTTGACAGAAGTTCTTCTGAAG GTTAATGATGATCTTTTTAATGAGATCGCGGCCAAAGTTATGAACGAAGATGATTCATCAGCTGAAC CAAATGAGACCACTGGTGTCTCTAGCTCAAAGGAGCTTGGTCTGGGAGAATCATAA